AGAAGGCGGTCTCCGCGGACACGACCGCCGACCTCGCCGCGTTGCTGCGGACGGGCGCGTTCGACCGCGGCTGCCTGCTCGTCCACCCGGAACGCTGGGCCGACTCGGTGCCCGAACTGCTCGTCGAACGCACGAAGGACCACGCGATCAACACCGTCAAGCGCGGACTGCGGCTGGTCCGCCCCACCACGACCTCGACCACCACATGACCACGATCACGATCGGACTCGACGGCGCGAACTGGGACCTGATCGGCGACTGGCTCGCCGACGGCGACCTCCCGAACCTGCAACGGCTGATCGACGACGGCGTCGGCGGCGTCTCGGAGAGCTGTCTCCCGCCGCTGACGGTGCCGAACTGGAAGTGCTACGCCACCGGGAAGAACCCCGGGAAGCTGGACGTGTTCCGGTTCGACCGCATCGACACGGAGAACCGACAACACGTGTTCCACGACGCGACCGACTTCAAGAGCGCGGAGCTGTGGGACTACCTCAACGACGAGGGGATGACCGCCGGCGTGATCAACAAGCCGTCGACGTACCCGCCGAAGGACCTCGACGGCTTCGTGGTCGCCGGCGGACCCGACGCCTCCGAGACGGAGTTCCGCTCGCTGGAGCGCGGCTTCGCCACGCCGCCGGACGTCGAGGAGTTCCTCCGCGAGGAGTTGGACTACCGCGTCCACCCCTCCCCGATGATCTCCCCCACCGAGAAGGGGGAGGCGGAGGTGGAGGCGGTGCTGGACCTGATCGACCTCAGGTTCGCCGCCGCGAACGCGCTGTTGGAGCGCGAGGACCCCGACTTCCTCCACCTCACGGTGTTCTACAGCATGGCGCTGCAGCACTACTTCTTCGACGGCGAGCCGGTGCGCCGCGCGTGGCAGCGCATCGACGACCACCTCGGGGCGTTCCTCGACGAGGGCCACGACATCCTCGTCATGTCCGACCACGGGACCTGCTACGTCGAGACGGTGTTCTACATCAACGTCTGGCTCCAGCAGCAGGGGTACCTCTCCGTCGAGAACAACATCGACGGCGCGCTCCGGAAGGCGGGGATCACCCGCGAGCGGGCGCTGTCGGTCGCCAAGCGCCTGCGCATGGTCGAGACGCTCAGCAAGGTCGTCCCCGAGGGGATCCAGAAGGTGATCCCGTGGGACGAGGGGGTCAAACGCGACCGCGTGCTCTCGATCCTCGACTGGGACGACACGCGGGCGGTCGCGAGCAACCAGGGACCGATCTACCTGGCGCTCCAACCCGGCGACCCCGGCTACGAGGACCTCCGCACCGAACTCATCGAGGGGCTGGAGTCGCTGCGTCACCCCCGGACCGGCGACCGCGTCGTGAAGGCGGTGTACCGCGGGGAGGAGTACTACGACGGCCCGTACGTCCACCACGCGCCGGACCTCATCCTCGACCAGGGCGACGGCGTCCACACGAGCGACGCCATCGGCCCGGACGAGCCGCTCGCCGACTCCGGCGTCTGGCTCGGCGGCAACATGCCCGAGGGCATCTTCCTGTTCTCCGGGCCGAACTTCCGCTCGGACGGGCTGACCGAGCGCGCGCGCATCGTCGATCTGGCGCCGACGCTGCTGCACGCGATGGGCGCGGCCGTCCCCGACGACGTCGACGGCGAGGTGCTCGACGTGTTCGCGCCCGGGAGCGAACCGGCCGAGCGCGCCGTCCGGACGCGCGGCCCGCTCTCGGGCGACCGCGAGACCGAGGACACCGACGACGCCGAAGTGGCGGAACGGCTGGCCGACCTCGGCTACCTGGAGTGACGATGCGGGTCCTCGTCGACGTGAGTCACCCGGCGCACGTCCACCTGTTCCGCAACGCGATCGCGGCGCTGTCCGGGCGGGGACACGAGGTGCGCGTCGTCAGCCGGGAGAAGGACGTGACCACCGACTTGCTGGACGCCTACGGCATCGACCACACGCCGTTGTCGACGAAGAGCCGCGGCGTCGCCGGCGCCGTCCGCGAGTGGGGCGGCCGCGGCGCGCGCCTCCTGCGGCTGGCGGCCGACTTCGACCCGGACGTGACGCTCAGCAGGCTCAACCCCACGGCCGCGTACGTCTCGCGGATCGTCGGCGCGCCCAACGTCGTGTTCCACGACACCGAACAGGCGGGGCTGCTCGACCGCGTGACGACGCCGTTCGCGTCGGTCGTCTGCACGCCGGCGGAGTTCGGCCGCGACGTGGGCGACAACCACCTCCGCTACCAGGGGTACCACGAACTCGCGTACCTCCACCCGGCGCGCTTCGAGCCGAACCCGACCCGGCTGCGCGACGCCGGCGTCGACCCCGCGGCGCCGTTCTCGGTGGTCCGGCTCGTCGAGTGGAGCGCCCACCACGACGACGGCGCCGCCGGCTTCTCGCCCGACGCCGTCCGGGAACTGGTCGACCGCCTCGGCGACCACGGCGCCGTCTACCTCACCAGCGAGTCGCCCCTGCCAGAAGACCTCCGCGAGCACGCCGCGCCGGTGGCGCCCGACGCGATGCACGACCTGCTCGCGTACGCCGACCTGTACGTCGGCGACTCCGGGACGATGGCGACGGAGGCCGCGCTGGTGGCGACGCCGTCCGTGCGGCTCGACCCCTACGACGCCGACATGGGGAACTTCGAGACGTTCGCGGAGTACGGGCTGGTCGAGTCGGTGCCCGACGAGCGAGCGGCGCTCGACCGCGCGGTCGACCTCGCGGCCGACCCGGACGCGGGCGAGCGGTGGCGCCGCGGTCGCCGCCGCCTCCTCGGCGAGAAAGTCGACGTGACGGCGTTCATGGTCGAGTTGACCGAGGAGGTGGGGGCGTGAGCGACACCGACTGGCTCCCCGGCAACGACGACCTGACGTGGCCCGGCGGGCAGGAGCCGCCGGAGGAGCGGCCCGTGCCGGACGGGTACGAGTTCAGCCTCCTGCTCACCCACGACATCGACCGGCCGTACAAGACGTACCAGTCGCTGTACTACGCGCTGACCCGCCCCGAGGAGCGCGCGTACCACCTCTCGACGCTCGTGCCCGGGGTCAACCCCTACTGGCAGTTCGACACGCTCAGGGCCGTCGAGG
The sequence above is a segment of the Halobaculum lipolyticum genome. Coding sequences within it:
- a CDS encoding alkaline phosphatase family protein; this encodes MTTITIGLDGANWDLIGDWLADGDLPNLQRLIDDGVGGVSESCLPPLTVPNWKCYATGKNPGKLDVFRFDRIDTENRQHVFHDATDFKSAELWDYLNDEGMTAGVINKPSTYPPKDLDGFVVAGGPDASETEFRSLERGFATPPDVEEFLREELDYRVHPSPMISPTEKGEAEVEAVLDLIDLRFAAANALLEREDPDFLHLTVFYSMALQHYFFDGEPVRRAWQRIDDHLGAFLDEGHDILVMSDHGTCYVETVFYINVWLQQQGYLSVENNIDGALRKAGITRERALSVAKRLRMVETLSKVVPEGIQKVIPWDEGVKRDRVLSILDWDDTRAVASNQGPIYLALQPGDPGYEDLRTELIEGLESLRHPRTGDRVVKAVYRGEEYYDGPYVHHAPDLILDQGDGVHTSDAIGPDEPLADSGVWLGGNMPEGIFLFSGPNFRSDGLTERARIVDLAPTLLHAMGAAVPDDVDGEVLDVFAPGSEPAERAVRTRGPLSGDRETEDTDDAEVAERLADLGYLE
- a CDS encoding DUF354 domain-containing protein — translated: MRVLVDVSHPAHVHLFRNAIAALSGRGHEVRVVSREKDVTTDLLDAYGIDHTPLSTKSRGVAGAVREWGGRGARLLRLAADFDPDVTLSRLNPTAAYVSRIVGAPNVVFHDTEQAGLLDRVTTPFASVVCTPAEFGRDVGDNHLRYQGYHELAYLHPARFEPNPTRLRDAGVDPAAPFSVVRLVEWSAHHDDGAAGFSPDAVRELVDRLGDHGAVYLTSESPLPEDLREHAAPVAPDAMHDLLAYADLYVGDSGTMATEAALVATPSVRLDPYDADMGNFETFAEYGLVESVPDERAALDRAVDLAADPDAGERWRRGRRRLLGEKVDVTAFMVELTEEVGA